The Zymobacter palmae DNA window TGCTCTGTATTACTTGAGCAGAGACAGTACGTTCTGCGGTACAGAGTTAGCCTGGGACAGTACGTTCTGACCAGCCTGCTGCAGGATCTGAGCGGTGCTCATTGCAGATACTTCAGATGCATAGTCAGCATCGGAGATCTGGGATTTAGCAGAAGACAGGTTGGTAGCAGTAGCGGAGTTACTTTCTACTGTAGATTCCAGGCGGTTCTGCTGTGCACCCAGCGTACTACGAGTGCTGTCGATCGCTTTGATCTGAGCATCGAGTGTAGCCAGAGCTGAGTCAGAAACCTTACCGTCTTTGTCGATCAGAGCGTTACCGCTGATAGTCTGGTCAGGGCCACCTTTCAGTGTAGACGCTACAGAACGAACGTCAGTCAGTTTCAGGTCGATCGTCTGACCGTCGAATGCACCGATCTGCAGTTTGGTAGTCAGCTGGGCGTCAGTCTGAGCAGTACCGGAGTAAGTTTTGTCGCTGCTACCCAACAGCTGCTTGCCGTTGAACGTGGTGTCTTTACCGATACGGTCCACTTCCTGCAGGCGAGCGTCGATTTCGTTGTTGATACTCTGGCGGTCTTCGTCAGTGTAAGTACCGTTTTTCGCCTGAACCGTCAGCTCACGTACACGCTGAAGGTTGTCGGTAACTGCACTCAGAGCGCTTTCAGCAGTCTGAGCCATAGACATACCATCGTTGGCGTTACGGTTAGCCTGTTTCAGACCGTTAACCTGAGAAGTCATGCGGTCAGAGATCGCCAGGCCAGCAGCGTCGTCTTTGGCGCTGTTGATGCGCTGACCAGAAGACAGACGTTCAATCGCCTGGTTCTGTGCTTTCTGGGATTTGTCCAGGTTGTTCTGGGTCAGCTGGGAAAGCG harbors:
- a CDS encoding flagellin N-terminal helical domain-containing protein, which produces MAQVIATNTLSQLTQNNLDKSQKAQNQAIERLSSGQRINSAKDDAAGLAISDRMTSQVNGLKQANRNANDGMSMAQTAESALSAVTDNLQRVRELTVQAKNGTYTDEDRQSINNEIDARLQEVDRIGKDTTFNGKQLLGSSDKTYSGTAQTDAQLTTKLQIGAFDGQTIDLKLTDVRSVASTLKGGPDQTISGNALIDKDGKVSDSALATLDAQIKAIDSTRSTLGAQQNRLESTVESNSATATNLSSAKSQISDADYASEVSAMSTAQILQQAGQNVLSQANSVPQNVLSLLK